From Acomys russatus chromosome 25, mAcoRus1.1, whole genome shotgun sequence, a single genomic window includes:
- the Garin3 gene encoding Golgi-associated RAB2 interactor protein 3, whose translation MNSECLLPYYTAHSYRSMGVFNTSMGNLQRQLYKGGEYDIFKYAPMFESDFIQISKKGEVIDVHNRVRMVTVCIASTSPVLPLPDVMLLARPAKVCEEHARRARFVKGRSRKPSKMLELTRLLPLKFVKISVHDREKQQLRLKLATGRTFYLQLCPSSDAREDLFCYWEKLIYLLRPPVDICGSSPALHTADTSIQGDSKSLLGSEIHGEGDQDSRHQKLQEVSGATSAAFAGGEGTQPATIAFAALGTRGSAKAGAAGGTVAARATTGSSVGVAKVGTATSSTSDTISVATTKSPGSSRVATALAGTASTDEGGSGSSKALAAVANISSEGIEVMLSGAASSSSESTSADGAGSSSPESSLSMVFTGTMTTKGPAADKPEAPLVSTLQSEGYMCERDGSQKVPHPGSEIRKEKRERREKKDRKASKKSSHYRRTGAGHHSSSKEKTRKSSSHRSVSSHGKTKEDKKGKGRGSLRGKRHSSSYKSESRIARKPRKSRSAASSGSVVKKSSKISSFLRSFIIRPTSKPGAASSDRGGVDIVTKTVEKHNIETKMEKVEDLGFTGTVTSETMEKIVFEAKSI comes from the exons ATGAACAGTGAGTGTTTGTTACCTTATTACACTGCCCACAGCTACCGATCCATGGGCGTGTTCAACACCTCCATGGGAAACCTACAACGACAGCTGTACAAGGGAGGAGAGTATGATATTTTCAAGTATGCACCAATGTTTGAGAGTGACTTTATCCAGATTAGCAAAAAAGGAGAGGTGATTGACGTTCACAATCGCGTCCGAATGGTGACTGTGTGCATTGCATCCACCAGCCCGGTCCTGCCACTGCCTGACGTCATGCTCCTGGCCCGACCAGCTAAAGTCTGTGAAGAACATGCCAGACGGGCCCGATTCGTCAAGGGGAGAAGTCGAAAGCCTTCCAAGATGTTGGAGCTCACCAGGTTGCTTCCTTTGAAGTTTGTCAAGATCTCCGTTCATGATCGTGAGAAGCAGCAGCTGCGCCTGAAGCTTGCCACAGGCCGAACTTTTTATCTGCAGCTGTGTCCCTCTTCTGACGCACGTGAAGACCTCTTTTGCTACTGGGAAAAGCTTATCTATCTCCTGAGGCCACCGGTAGACATTTGTGGCAGTAGCCCAGCACTTCACACTGCTGACACCTCTATCCAGGGGGACTCCAAAAgcctactt GGCTCAGAGATCCACGGAGAAGGAGATCAGGATTCTAGGCATCAAAAGCTCCAAGAAGTGTCAGGAGCCACTTCTGCTGCATTTGCAGGAGGAGAGGGAACACAACCAGCTACTATAGCTTTTGCAGCCCTTGGTACCCGGGGATCTGCCAAAGCAGGGGCAGCAGGTGGCACTGTGGCTGCAAGAGCAACAACAGGCTCCTCAGTGGGTGTGGCGAAAGTGGGGACAGCTACAAGCTCAACCTCAGATACCATAAGTGTGGCAACAACCAAGTCTCCAGGTTCAAGCCGGGTAGCCACAGCCCTGGCAGGAACAGCCAGCACagatgagggaggaagtgggTCCAGCAAGGCCCTGGCAGCTGTTGCTAACATATCCTCAGAAGGTATAGAAGTGATGTTGTCTGGAGCTGCCAGCTCTTCCTCGGAGTCGACTTCTGCAGATGGTGCTGGCAGTAGCTCCCCAGAAAGCAGCCTGAGTATGGTGTTTACAGGCACCATGACTACCAAGGGGCCTGCTGCAGATAAACCTGAAGCTCCCCTCGTGTCAACCTTGCAGAGTGAAGGCTACATGTGTGAAAGGGATGGGAGCCAAAAGGTTCCCCACCCTGGCTCTGAAATacggaaggagaaaagagagagacgagaaaagaaggacagaaaagcaagcaagaaaagttCCCATTACCGCAGGACAGGGGCAGGTCACCACAGTTCAAGCAAGGAGAAGACCCGGAAATCATCTTCCCACCGGTCTGTATCTAGCCATGGGAAAACCAAAGAGGATAAGAAAGGGAAAGGGCGGGGCAGCTTAAGGGGCAAAAGACACAGCTCCTCTTACAAAAGTGAGTCCCGGATTGCTCGCAAACCCAGGAAGAGCCGGTCTGCAGCTAGCTCGGGGTCTGTGGTTAAGAAATCCAGTAAGATTAGCTCTTTCTTGAGGAGCTTTATCATAAGGCCTACTTCAAAACCAGGAGCCGCCTCAAGTGATAGAGGAGGGGTAGACATTGTGACGAAGACGGTGGAGAAACACAACATAGAGACGAAGATGGAGAAAGTCGAGGACTTAGGGTTCACTGGCACTGTGACCTCCGAGACAATGGAGAAGATCGTCTTCGAAGCCAAATCCATCTAG